A single region of the Streptomyces diastaticus subsp. diastaticus genome encodes:
- a CDS encoding TetR/AcrR family transcriptional regulator — protein sequence MAAPPPEKRDRAGETGLPASVEAAWGLRGRPTKGPRPGIGVDRIVDAAVRLAAREGVPAVSMGRVAKELGASTMSLYRYVAAKDELFILMQEAATGLPPEDSPPPSAGWRARLTWFAEAYRHVLEANLWLLHIPISSPPATPNSVAWMEAGLDALDGTALDEATKLGVLMLISGYVRSQAGLAADLAEATRRSGQSPEQTGRQYVHTLTRIADQRGPDSFPAVRRLLASQALGAADDPDADFHWGLQRVLDGVAGLVGGA from the coding sequence ATGGCGGCACCACCGCCCGAGAAGCGCGACCGAGCGGGCGAGACGGGACTGCCCGCCAGCGTCGAGGCCGCCTGGGGGCTGCGCGGGCGGCCGACCAAGGGGCCGCGCCCGGGGATCGGGGTCGACCGGATCGTCGACGCCGCGGTACGGCTGGCGGCCCGCGAGGGCGTCCCGGCCGTCTCCATGGGCCGGGTCGCCAAGGAACTCGGTGCCTCCACCATGTCCCTCTACCGCTATGTCGCCGCCAAGGACGAGCTGTTCATCCTCATGCAGGAGGCGGCCACCGGTCTGCCTCCCGAGGACTCCCCGCCCCCCTCGGCAGGGTGGCGGGCCCGGCTGACCTGGTTCGCCGAGGCGTACCGCCACGTCCTGGAGGCCAACCTCTGGCTCCTGCACATCCCGATCAGCTCCCCGCCCGCCACCCCCAACTCGGTTGCCTGGATGGAGGCCGGACTCGACGCCCTCGACGGCACCGCACTGGACGAGGCCACCAAGCTCGGCGTGCTGATGCTGATCAGCGGCTACGTGCGCAGCCAGGCGGGCCTCGCGGCCGACCTCGCCGAGGCGACGCGCCGCAGCGGCCAGTCACCCGAACAGACCGGGCGCCAGTACGTCCACACCCTCACCCGCATCGCCGACCAGCGCGGCCCCGACAGCTTCCCCGCCGTCCGCCGCCTCCTCGCCTCCCAGGCCCTGGGGGCCGCCGACGACCCGGACGCCGACTTCCACTGGGGGCTCCAACGGGTCCTCGACGGGGTGGCGGGACTGGTGGGCGGGGCCTGA
- a CDS encoding ABC transporter permease, which produces MSEALTLAGRCLRMNRRDPEALIMAILLPVMLMLVFVYFFGGAIDTGTAYVTYVVPGLLVLCAGYGSAGTAMRVTEDMRTGVVDRFRSMGVTGTPVLAGHVAASVVRNVLATAMVLSVAVLIGFRPAADPLAWPAAAGLLLAYLVAVSWLAACVGLLARTPEGASGFTFFLMFLPYPSSAFVPIETMPTWLHAFAEHQPVTPLIESLRALLLDEPLGSAPWAALAWCGGILLIAVAASNALFRFRTR; this is translated from the coding sequence ATGTCTGAGGCGCTCACCCTGGCCGGCCGCTGCCTGCGGATGAACCGCCGGGACCCGGAAGCCCTGATCATGGCGATCCTGCTCCCGGTCATGCTGATGCTGGTCTTCGTCTACTTCTTCGGCGGCGCCATCGACACCGGCACCGCGTACGTGACATACGTCGTCCCCGGCCTCCTGGTGCTCTGCGCCGGTTACGGCTCGGCCGGGACGGCGATGCGGGTCACCGAGGACATGCGGACCGGTGTCGTGGACCGGTTCCGCAGCATGGGCGTCACCGGTACCCCGGTGCTGGCCGGGCACGTCGCGGCGAGCGTCGTGCGCAACGTCCTGGCCACCGCCATGGTGCTCTCGGTCGCCGTGCTGATCGGCTTCCGCCCGGCCGCCGACCCGCTCGCCTGGCCGGCGGCGGCGGGACTGCTGCTCGCCTACCTGGTCGCCGTCTCCTGGCTGGCGGCCTGCGTCGGGCTGCTGGCCAGGACACCGGAGGGGGCGAGCGGGTTCACCTTCTTCCTGATGTTCCTGCCGTACCCGAGCAGCGCCTTCGTACCGATCGAGACGATGCCGACCTGGCTGCACGCTTTCGCCGAGCACCAGCCCGTCACCCCGCTCATCGAGTCCCTGCGCGCCCTCCTCCTGGACGAGCCGCTGGGCTCGGCGCCCTGGGCGGCGCTGGCCTGGTGCGGCGGCATCCTGCTGATCGCCGTCGCCGCCTCGAACGCGCTGTTCCGGTTCCGGACGCGCTGA
- a CDS encoding Fur family transcriptional regulator, with product MVSIDWKSDLRQRGYRLTPQRQLVLEAVDKLEHATPDDILGEVRKTAAGVNISTVYRTLELLEELGLVSHAHLGHGAPTYHLADRHHHIHLVCRDCSEVIEADVSVVEGFADQLRESFGFDTDMKHFAIFGRCGACGEKRAQAAGD from the coding sequence GTGGTGAGCATCGACTGGAAGAGCGACCTGCGGCAGCGCGGCTACCGACTGACACCCCAGCGCCAGCTGGTGCTGGAGGCCGTCGACAAGCTGGAGCACGCGACTCCGGACGACATCCTCGGCGAGGTCCGCAAGACCGCCGCGGGCGTCAACATCTCCACGGTCTACCGGACCCTGGAACTCCTGGAGGAACTGGGCCTGGTCAGCCACGCCCACCTCGGCCACGGCGCCCCGACCTACCACCTCGCCGACCGGCACCACCACATCCACCTGGTCTGCCGGGACTGCTCCGAGGTGATCGAGGCGGACGTCTCGGTGGTCGAGGGGTTCGCCGACCAGCTCCGCGAGAGCTTCGGCTTCGACACCGACATGAAGCACTTCGCGATCTTCGGCCGGTGCGGGGCGTGCGGCGAGAAGCGCGCGCAGGCGGCCGGGGACTGA
- a CDS encoding flavodoxin family protein: protein MTPAPAPAPAPAEGAGDQGRSFLFVLGSSRPDGNTARLARSAAEHLPTDVRQNWIDLNGLALPDFQDGRHEHEGLRPGVAEAELHEATLAATDIVIASPLYWYSFSAQTKRYLDHWSGWLSVPGSRFAARMAGRRLWGLTAMADRDETVAGGLDTSLHHTAAYLKMGYGGILLGNGSRPGQIAADERTARRARTFFAGPAPLARFPNEVAADAA, encoded by the coding sequence ATGACCCCCGCACCCGCACCCGCACCCGCCCCCGCCGAAGGCGCCGGGGACCAGGGCCGCTCGTTCCTCTTCGTCCTCGGCAGTTCGCGTCCCGACGGGAACACCGCGCGACTGGCCCGGTCGGCCGCCGAGCACCTGCCCACCGACGTTCGCCAGAACTGGATCGACCTCAACGGCCTCGCCCTCCCCGACTTCCAGGACGGCCGCCACGAGCACGAGGGCCTGCGGCCGGGAGTGGCCGAGGCGGAGCTGCACGAGGCGACGCTCGCCGCCACCGACATCGTCATCGCCTCGCCGTTGTACTGGTACTCCTTCTCCGCCCAGACCAAGCGCTACCTCGACCACTGGTCGGGCTGGCTGAGCGTGCCCGGCTCGCGGTTCGCCGCCCGGATGGCCGGGCGCAGGCTGTGGGGCCTCACGGCCATGGCCGACCGCGACGAGACGGTCGCCGGGGGGCTGGACACCTCGCTGCACCACACCGCGGCCTACCTGAAGATGGGGTACGGCGGCATCCTCCTCGGCAACGGCTCCCGCCCCGGCCAGATCGCCGCCGACGAGCGCACCGCGCGCCGCGCCAGGACGTTCTTCGCGGGGCCCGCGCCGCTGGCCCGCTTCCCGAACGAGGTGGCGGCCGACGCCGCGTGA
- a CDS encoding MerR family transcriptional regulator yields MLIGELSRRTGVSRRLLRYYEDQGLLQAGRGPNGYRAYGEDAVTVVARIRFLLDAGLTTEVIQAVLPCVDDDTLDLASGADWCAELRDLLAGQLAALDERLSCLQERRTSLAGLLGRS; encoded by the coding sequence ATGCTGATCGGAGAACTGTCCCGCCGGACCGGCGTCAGCAGACGGCTGCTGCGCTACTACGAGGACCAGGGCCTGCTCCAGGCCGGACGCGGCCCCAACGGCTACCGCGCGTACGGCGAGGACGCGGTCACGGTGGTGGCCCGGATCAGGTTCCTGCTCGACGCGGGCCTGACCACCGAGGTCATCCAGGCCGTGCTGCCCTGCGTCGACGACGACACGCTGGACCTCGCCTCCGGGGCCGACTGGTGCGCCGAGCTGCGCGACCTCCTCGCCGGGCAACTGGCCGCACTGGACGAACGCCTCAGCTGCCTCCAGGAGCGCCGCACCTCGCTGGCGGGCCTGCTCGGCCGGAGCTGA
- a CDS encoding DUF397 domain-containing protein: MTTESPRWFKSSYSSNGGDCVEVATNLVAPHGIVPVRDSKVQSGPVLTVPATAFSSFVAGVKAGTLRSA, translated from the coding sequence GTGACGACCGAATCCCCCCGCTGGTTCAAGTCCTCCTACAGCAGCAACGGTGGTGACTGCGTCGAGGTCGCCACCAACCTCGTTGCCCCGCACGGCATCGTCCCCGTCCGCGACTCCAAGGTGCAGTCCGGCCCTGTTCTGACCGTTCCGGCCACCGCCTTTTCCTCCTTCGTGGCAGGCGTCAAGGCGGGCACCCTCCGCTCTGCCTGA
- a CDS encoding HAD family hydrolase has product MTATLTARPALYADNLVRTWSAVGTRLAVATGHSADAVHAHLEGRGLTGCFGPHVYGRTGGLAHLGHDAPPRALAALGADPAEALVVGFTPEELRAARDAGAPFRGYARDLAAYDRLRAAGAPLVTGTLEPVRQAVWELNLPRR; this is encoded by the coding sequence TTGACGGCCACGCTGACCGCCCGCCCCGCGTTGTACGCCGACAACCTGGTCCGCACCTGGTCGGCGGTGGGCACCCGGCTCGCCGTCGCCACCGGCCACTCCGCCGACGCCGTCCACGCCCACCTCGAAGGACGCGGCCTCACCGGCTGCTTCGGCCCGCACGTGTACGGCCGTACCGGCGGCCTCGCCCACCTGGGGCACGACGCCCCGCCCCGGGCGCTGGCCGCGCTGGGCGCCGACCCGGCCGAGGCGCTGGTGGTCGGCTTCACCCCCGAGGAGCTGCGGGCCGCGCGGGACGCGGGGGCGCCCTTCCGCGGGTACGCCCGCGACCTGGCCGCCTACGACCGCCTCCGCGCGGCCGGCGCCCCCCTGGTCACCGGCACCCTCGAACCCGTACGCCAGGCCGTCTGGGAGCTGAACCTGCCCCGGCGGTGA
- a CDS encoding helix-turn-helix domain-containing protein, producing the protein MVNRKDLDPEESPAAEFGVLLRRLRDERGWTQEDLGARMRVSGTHISAVETNRRPPTPQFARSADRALGTGDLLARKVRAVRNSSLLEGFPEFVKQEIRATEIRLFEVGITPGLLQTPEYAAAINRGAVRRGAISEQQAEERLTLLAKRQASLARDPVPFVHVVLDESCLRRLVGGAEVMRAQLERLITFAELPNTVLQVAPYELGERRSFDLPVRFLTLPERVVIAYAESAQQGLLERDYSAVQPMLTAYHQLQAEALPQGASTALIDQVRKGIS; encoded by the coding sequence GTGGTGAATCGAAAGGACCTTGACCCCGAAGAGTCGCCTGCTGCGGAGTTCGGGGTACTTCTTCGCAGGTTACGAGACGAGCGGGGCTGGACCCAGGAGGACCTGGGTGCGCGAATGCGCGTTTCCGGAACGCATATATCTGCGGTGGAAACTAATCGCAGGCCCCCAACTCCTCAGTTCGCGAGGAGTGCTGATCGGGCGCTGGGGACGGGGGACCTGCTGGCCCGGAAGGTGCGTGCGGTGCGGAACTCCTCCTTGCTGGAGGGCTTTCCGGAGTTCGTGAAGCAGGAGATACGGGCGACGGAGATCAGGCTCTTCGAGGTAGGCATCACCCCCGGACTCCTCCAGACCCCCGAGTACGCTGCCGCCATCAACCGAGGCGCTGTACGGCGAGGCGCGATCAGTGAGCAGCAGGCCGAGGAGCGCCTGACCCTGTTGGCCAAGAGGCAGGCGTCGCTTGCACGTGATCCCGTCCCGTTCGTTCACGTGGTGTTGGACGAAAGCTGCCTCCGGCGACTGGTGGGCGGTGCCGAGGTCATGAGGGCACAGCTGGAGCGCCTGATCACCTTCGCCGAGCTGCCGAACACGGTGCTCCAGGTCGCTCCGTACGAGCTGGGCGAACGCAGGTCATTCGACCTGCCGGTTCGGTTCCTGACGTTGCCGGAGCGAGTAGTCATCGCCTATGCGGAATCAGCCCAACAGGGCCTACTGGAGCGTGATTACAGCGCTGTTCAACCCATGCTGACGGCGTACCATCAGCTCCAAGCCGAAGCGCTGCCACAGGGCGCCTCCACGGCATTGATCGACCAGGTACGAAAGGGCATCTCGTGA
- the dtd gene encoding D-aminoacyl-tRNA deacylase, producing the protein MRAVVQRVDGASVVVDGETVGEISGEGLCVLVGVTHEDTEEQAARLARKLWSLRVLDEERSCSDTGAPLLVISQFTLYGDARKGRRPTWSAAAPGPVAEPLVETVVARLRELGATVATGRFGAKMRVGLTNDGPFTVLLEV; encoded by the coding sequence ATGCGAGCAGTGGTGCAGCGGGTCGACGGCGCGAGCGTGGTGGTCGACGGCGAGACGGTCGGGGAGATCAGCGGCGAGGGCCTCTGCGTCCTGGTGGGCGTCACCCACGAGGACACCGAGGAGCAGGCGGCCCGGCTGGCCCGCAAACTCTGGTCGCTCCGCGTCCTCGACGAGGAGCGCTCCTGCTCGGACACCGGCGCCCCGCTCCTGGTCATCAGCCAGTTCACGCTCTACGGCGACGCCCGCAAGGGCCGACGGCCCACCTGGTCGGCGGCGGCCCCGGGGCCGGTCGCCGAGCCCTTGGTCGAGACGGTGGTGGCGCGGCTGCGCGAGCTGGGCGCGACCGTGGCCACGGGACGGTTCGGCGCCAAGATGCGGGTCGGGCTGACCAACGACGGCCCGTTCACCGTCCTGCTGGAGGTCTGA
- the ygfZ gene encoding CAF17-like 4Fe-4S cluster assembly/insertion protein YgfZ has product MKSPLLSLPGAVPAEGPDEGVAAHYGDLFREQRALADGTGFVDLSHRGVLSVTGDDRLSWLHLLITQHVSELPAGRATEALVLTANGHIEHALYLVDDGTTTWVHVEPGTQGALLAYLESMKFFYRVEATDRTEEFALVHLPAGSIVSLAEGEAAAVRETPYGRDVFLERGRLEEFAAAHGPAVGVLAHEALRVEAHRPRLGFETDHRTIPHELGWIGTAVHLQKGCYRGQETVARVQNLGKPPRRLVFLHLDGSEVHLPGPGTPVRLAADGPDGRKLGFVTTSARHHELGPIALALVKRNVPVDAELIAESTAAAQEVVVEP; this is encoded by the coding sequence ATGAAGAGTCCCCTGCTGTCCCTGCCCGGTGCCGTGCCCGCCGAGGGGCCCGACGAAGGCGTCGCCGCGCACTACGGCGACCTGTTCCGCGAACAGCGTGCCCTCGCCGACGGCACGGGTTTCGTCGACCTCTCGCACCGCGGCGTCCTCTCCGTCACCGGTGACGACCGGCTGAGCTGGCTCCACCTGCTGATCACCCAGCACGTCAGCGAACTGCCCGCCGGACGCGCCACCGAGGCCCTGGTGCTCACCGCGAACGGCCACATCGAGCACGCCCTCTACCTGGTGGACGACGGGACCACCACCTGGGTGCACGTCGAGCCGGGTACGCAGGGCGCGCTCCTCGCGTACCTGGAGAGCATGAAGTTCTTCTACCGCGTCGAGGCCACCGACCGCACCGAGGAGTTCGCCCTCGTCCACCTGCCCGCCGGGTCCATCGTGAGCCTGGCCGAGGGCGAGGCGGCCGCTGTGCGCGAGACCCCGTACGGGCGGGACGTCTTCCTGGAGCGCGGGCGGCTGGAGGAGTTCGCCGCCGCGCACGGCCCGGCCGTCGGCGTCCTCGCCCACGAGGCCCTGCGGGTCGAGGCGCACCGGCCGCGGCTCGGCTTCGAGACCGACCACCGCACCATCCCGCACGAACTGGGCTGGATCGGCACCGCCGTCCACCTCCAGAAGGGCTGCTACCGGGGCCAGGAGACCGTGGCCCGGGTGCAGAACCTGGGCAAGCCGCCGCGCCGCCTGGTCTTCCTCCACCTGGACGGCAGCGAGGTGCACCTGCCCGGTCCCGGTACGCCGGTCCGGCTGGCCGCCGACGGGCCCGACGGGCGGAAGCTGGGCTTCGTCACCACCTCGGCCCGCCACCACGAGCTGGGTCCGATCGCCCTGGCCCTGGTCAAGCGCAACGTACCGGTCGACGCGGAGCTGATCGCGGAGTCGACGGCGGCGGCGCAGGAGGTCGTGGTCGAGCCGTAG
- a CDS encoding asparaginase, with amino-acid sequence MSPAQPVSPRPADDGGALPSGTPAAVPSPVLAEVVRSGFVEGVHRGSVVVLEADGSVAWSLGDPDRPVFPRSANKPMQAAAILRAGLDLAGERLALTAASHSGEPFHLELAERMLAEYGLSADALQCPPDLPLDPVEAEHYLASGQVRRPLTMNCSGKHTAMLAACARNGWPLDSYLDPGHPLQLLVRESVEAAAGEPVAALGTDGCGAPLMALTLPGLARAFAAFVRAEPGTPERRVADAMRAHPAYVAGTRRPDTWLMRGIPGALSKMGAEAVQALALPDGRALAFKVDDGATRALGPVLARLLERWGHGGETAARIGRAPLMGGAAEVGEIRAAF; translated from the coding sequence ATGTCCCCCGCTCAGCCCGTCTCGCCCCGCCCCGCCGACGACGGCGGTGCCCTGCCGTCCGGCACCCCCGCCGCCGTGCCGTCCCCGGTCCTCGCCGAGGTGGTGCGCTCCGGCTTCGTGGAAGGCGTCCACCGGGGGAGCGTCGTGGTGCTGGAGGCCGACGGCAGCGTCGCCTGGTCCCTCGGCGACCCCGACCGGCCCGTCTTCCCGCGCTCCGCCAACAAGCCCATGCAGGCCGCCGCCATCCTGCGGGCCGGGCTGGACCTCGCGGGCGAACGGCTCGCGCTGACCGCCGCCAGCCACTCCGGCGAACCCTTCCACCTGGAGCTGGCCGAGCGGATGCTCGCCGAGTACGGCCTGTCCGCCGACGCTCTCCAGTGCCCGCCCGACCTGCCGCTCGACCCGGTCGAGGCCGAGCACTACCTCGCCTCCGGCCAGGTCCGCCGGCCCCTCACCATGAACTGCTCGGGCAAGCACACCGCGATGCTCGCCGCCTGCGCCCGCAACGGCTGGCCGCTCGACAGCTACCTCGACCCCGGCCACCCGCTCCAGCTCCTGGTCCGCGAGAGTGTCGAGGCGGCGGCGGGCGAACCGGTCGCCGCGCTCGGCACCGACGGCTGCGGCGCCCCGCTGATGGCCCTCACCCTGCCGGGCCTGGCCCGCGCCTTCGCCGCCTTCGTCCGCGCCGAGCCCGGTACGCCGGAGCGCCGCGTCGCCGACGCCATGCGCGCCCACCCCGCGTACGTCGCGGGCACCCGCCGCCCCGACACCTGGCTCATGCGCGGCATCCCCGGGGCCCTGTCGAAGATGGGTGCCGAGGCCGTCCAGGCGCTGGCGCTGCCGGACGGCCGTGCCCTCGCCTTCAAGGTGGACGACGGTGCCACCCGCGCCCTCGGCCCCGTCCTCGCCCGACTGCTGGAGCGGTGGGGCCACGGCGGTGAGACGGCCGCCCGGATCGGCCGGGCCCCGCTCATGGGCGGCGCCGCCGAGGTCGGGGAGATCCGGGCCGCCTTCTGA
- a CDS encoding ATP-binding cassette domain-containing protein, which yields MRPPPAGAVEVRGLSKSYGRRAVLHSVDLRVPAGGVLALLGPNGAGKTTTVRVLATLTGPDAGSVRVAGYDVVTERRRVQRAISLTGQFAAVDETQTGAENLWTTARLAGLTRAAARARAAGLLERFGLSEAGGRLVRTYSGGMRRRLDLAAGLVGEPRVLFLDEPTTGLDPRSRQQLWQVVRELAAAGTAVLLTTQYLEEADRLADRVAVLHEGRVAAEGTPAELKAAAGRSLLEVTAAGPAAHARLAAHTRHPVPHRPPGTLTLAFPTSGDAHHVRTLLDELDPGRDEITDFAVRRATLDDVFLALTGTTPADAKEPGHV from the coding sequence ATGAGACCGCCACCGGCCGGGGCCGTGGAGGTCCGGGGGCTCAGCAAGTCCTACGGCCGCCGGGCCGTGCTCCACTCCGTCGACCTGCGGGTGCCGGCCGGCGGCGTCCTCGCCCTGCTCGGGCCCAACGGCGCGGGCAAGACCACGACCGTGCGGGTGCTGGCCACGCTCACCGGGCCGGACGCCGGATCGGTCCGGGTCGCCGGGTACGACGTGGTCACCGAGCGGCGCCGGGTGCAGCGGGCCATCAGCCTCACCGGCCAGTTCGCGGCGGTCGACGAGACGCAGACCGGTGCCGAGAACCTCTGGACGACGGCCCGGCTGGCGGGGCTGACACGGGCGGCGGCCCGGGCCCGCGCCGCGGGGCTGCTGGAGCGGTTCGGGCTGAGCGAGGCGGGCGGCCGGCTGGTGCGGACCTACTCCGGCGGGATGCGGCGCCGGCTGGACCTGGCGGCCGGGCTGGTCGGCGAGCCCCGGGTGCTCTTCCTGGACGAGCCGACGACCGGCCTGGACCCGCGCAGCAGGCAGCAGTTGTGGCAGGTGGTGCGGGAGCTGGCGGCGGCCGGGACCGCCGTGCTGCTGACCACGCAGTACCTGGAGGAGGCCGACCGGCTGGCGGACCGCGTCGCCGTCCTGCACGAGGGGCGGGTAGCCGCCGAGGGGACGCCCGCCGAGCTGAAGGCGGCGGCCGGGCGGAGTCTGCTGGAGGTGACGGCGGCCGGCCCGGCGGCCCACGCGCGGCTGGCCGCACACACCCGGCACCCGGTGCCCCACCGGCCACCCGGGACGCTCACCCTCGCCTTCCCCACCAGCGGCGACGCCCACCACGTCCGCACCCTGCTGGACGAACTCGACCCGGGCCGGGACGAGATCACCGACTTCGCCGTGCGGCGGGCGACACTGGACGACGTCTTCCTGGCCCTCACCGGCACCACCCCGGCGGACGCGAAGGAGCCCGGTCATGTCTGA
- a CDS encoding RsiG family protein, whose protein sequence is MNTSSTSSTPITAGTGRLAPERRPGGVYGTARPPTQRTASPAPGAGLAATGEPTRDLVLLSLAELRTVRRTAQRDEGDLSYVRRILQGRLDILRAEAAARTAERADASRRESATDPDGDSGSGCARTAAPRPAGATGAGEGTVSGSGAGQVPARALSFGAGLTGAGRRLVVGAPVVARLSQILADAPTRHRASARHVTVSVPRGEEYRRLAAEMLSEVELSDLSALTDEELETATARLGRYEQQVSRRRQQLQRTADACGAEITRRYREGEAQVDDLLR, encoded by the coding sequence ATGAACACGTCGAGCACATCGAGCACACCGATCACGGCAGGCACCGGACGACTGGCCCCGGAGCGCCGTCCCGGCGGCGTCTACGGGACCGCCCGCCCGCCGACCCAGCGCACCGCCAGCCCCGCGCCCGGCGCCGGACTGGCCGCCACCGGGGAGCCCACCCGCGACCTCGTCCTGCTCTCCCTCGCCGAACTGCGCACCGTGCGCCGCACGGCCCAGCGCGACGAGGGCGACCTGAGTTACGTGCGGCGCATCCTCCAGGGCCGTCTGGACATCCTGCGGGCCGAGGCGGCGGCCCGTACGGCCGAGCGGGCGGACGCCTCGCGCCGCGAGTCGGCGACGGACCCCGACGGCGATTCCGGTTCAGGGTGCGCCCGCACCGCGGCTCCCCGGCCGGCAGGGGCCACCGGGGCGGGCGAGGGGACCGTCTCAGGTTCCGGCGCGGGGCAGGTCCCGGCCCGCGCGCTCAGCTTCGGCGCCGGGCTCACCGGGGCGGGGCGGCGGCTGGTCGTGGGGGCTCCGGTGGTCGCGCGCCTCTCGCAGATCCTCGCCGACGCCCCCACCCGGCACCGCGCCTCCGCCCGGCACGTCACGGTCTCCGTGCCGCGGGGCGAGGAGTACCGGCGGCTCGCCGCCGAGATGCTCTCCGAGGTGGAGCTCTCCGACCTCTCCGCCCTCACCGACGAGGAGCTGGAGACGGCCACCGCCCGCCTCGGCCGCTACGAGCAGCAGGTCTCGCGGCGCCGCCAGCAGCTCCAGCGCACCGCCGACGCGTGCGGCGCGGAGATCACCCGCAGGTACCGGGAGGGCGAGGCGCAGGTGGACGACCTGCTCAGGTGA
- a CDS encoding histidine phosphatase family protein, which yields MTSTAATGMASRTLYLARHGDAPGDEGGLSAQGRSQASYLGKRLRGVPLSAIHHGPQPRARETAEIVVAQRPDGPGPRPCESAGDYVPYLPERRGAASGPPDSTWEWLLQLPDRERLPGPELARDALRRFTGPVTGSEARHDLVVTHNFVIGWLVREALDAPDWRWIGLHHANAALSIIHYAPERPSSLIVYNDIRHLPEELRWTGLPPGLRV from the coding sequence ATGACCTCCACCGCCGCCACCGGGATGGCCTCGCGCACGCTCTACCTGGCCAGGCACGGGGACGCGCCGGGTGACGAGGGAGGGCTCTCCGCGCAGGGGCGCAGCCAAGCCTCGTACCTGGGGAAGCGTTTGCGCGGAGTGCCGCTCTCGGCGATCCACCACGGGCCGCAGCCGCGGGCCCGCGAGACGGCGGAGATCGTCGTGGCCCAACGGCCGGACGGACCCGGGCCGCGGCCCTGCGAGTCGGCCGGGGACTACGTGCCGTACCTCCCGGAGCGCCGGGGGGCCGCCTCCGGACCGCCTGACAGCACCTGGGAGTGGCTGCTCCAGCTCCCCGACCGGGAACGGCTGCCCGGCCCCGAGCTGGCCCGGGACGCGCTGCGGCGGTTCACCGGGCCGGTGACCGGCTCCGAGGCCCGGCACGACCTGGTCGTCACGCACAACTTCGTGATCGGCTGGCTGGTCCGGGAGGCCCTGGACGCGCCCGACTGGCGGTGGATCGGGCTGCACCACGCCAACGCCGCCCTCAGCATCATCCACTACGCCCCCGAGCGGCCCTCCTCGCTGATCGTCTACAACGACATCCGGCACCTGCCGGAGGAGCTGCGCTGGACCGGTCTGCCGCCCGGGTTGCGGGTCTAG
- a CDS encoding DUF397 domain-containing protein, translating into MTPNSPYWRKSSYSSNGGACVEVHIPPAVDASPDWFTSSHSSNGGQCIEVAANLVPTRDLVPVRDSKTPSGPVLTFPSTAFSSFVAGVKAGGFRSS; encoded by the coding sequence ATGACTCCCAACTCCCCTTACTGGCGCAAGTCCTCGTACAGCTCGAACGGCGGCGCCTGCGTCGAGGTCCACATCCCCCCGGCCGTCGACGCCTCCCCGGACTGGTTCACGTCCTCGCACAGCAGCAACGGTGGCCAGTGCATCGAGGTGGCCGCCAACCTCGTCCCCACCCGCGACCTCGTCCCGGTCCGCGACTCCAAGACCCCGTCCGGCCCGGTCCTGACCTTCCCGTCCACCGCCTTCTCCTCCTTCGTGGCAGGTGTCAAGGCGGGCGGGTTCCGCTCTTCCTGA
- a CDS encoding FABP family protein yields the protein MIEIPSDLHPDLVPLTFLLGDWAGAGVFDFPGAEKCNFGQEVSFSHDGRDFLEYHSHSWVLDEQGEKVRPLESEAGFWRVDKDRKVEVVMTRDDGVVEVWYGELADQKPQIDLATDAVARTAASGPYSGGKRLYGYVKSDLMWVGEKQTPEVPLRPYMSAQLKKVVTPGEVESWAKDLGDLPDDGIAFFK from the coding sequence ATGATCGAGATCCCGTCCGACCTCCACCCGGACCTCGTCCCGCTGACGTTCCTGCTCGGCGACTGGGCGGGCGCGGGCGTCTTCGACTTCCCCGGCGCCGAGAAGTGCAACTTCGGCCAGGAGGTGTCCTTCAGCCACGACGGACGGGACTTCCTGGAGTACCACTCGCACAGCTGGGTCCTCGACGAGCAGGGCGAGAAGGTCCGTCCGCTGGAGTCCGAGGCGGGCTTCTGGCGGGTCGACAAGGACCGCAAGGTCGAGGTCGTGATGACCCGGGACGACGGCGTGGTCGAGGTCTGGTACGGCGAGCTGGCCGACCAGAAGCCGCAGATCGACCTGGCCACGGACGCGGTGGCCCGCACGGCCGCCTCCGGACCGTACAGCGGCGGCAAGCGGCTCTACGGCTACGTCAAGAGCGACCTGATGTGGGTCGGGGAGAAGCAGACCCCCGAGGTGCCGCTGCGGCCCTACATGTCGGCCCAGCTCAAGAAGGTCGTGACCCCGGGCGAGGTCGAGTCCTGGGCCAAGGATCTCGGTGACCTCCCGGACGACGGGATCGCCTTCTTCAAGTAG